The region aagaagatgtgaaggaaatcttacagaaacagctggtctttatttggggttaatcagaataattttattgatgacagctgtatgatcattacttttgaacatgctATTGAACGTGATATCAAAGGGTGTGCGCACACCTATgaaaccaggttattgtaacttttttttgcctatttttctgtaaaatgtttgaatgtttttcacttaatttttattgtacgttgtaatttcacactggAGGTGGAAAAAGTCCTTAGATgattatcttggtttcatttttttttttacatcacaaaaacttgtcatttttaacaggggtgtgtagactttttacatcCATTATATATGTCagttgaaatgtttaaaaatatctgTCTGTGTTTTCCCTGAGGGGTTACGAGAGCAGTTATGCGAACTCTCGCCGATGCTGAACTTATGCAGGCAGTGAGAAGTGTTAACAGCTTAATGAGTTTATAGGTCACAGTCATTAATCTGAAACTGGCTGTAACTTGCATATAAAACGCAATGCCTTGTGGGTAGGAAGTGTGTACTCAttaacagaaatattaatattatttttattattattactactatcaGTACTAccccatatagtgtatgtgtaatGTCGGCTATTTTCGCTCTGGACAGTGTTTACGGAAGAACAGGAGGCCAATACGTTTTTAGGACGCCACCTGCTGTACAACCGATTCGACTTTGAAATCTTCACCCCAGGCAATTTGGAGAGAGAGTGTATCGAGGAAGTGTGCAACTATGAAGAAGCGCGTGAGGTTTTTGAAAATATTCCAGACACAGTTGAGTAATTCGGTTTCTTTACAATCAACACATTCTTTCACCAAACCTGTGCCAACAACTTTGTGACTCGTTACAAAAACACACCTATGTAATAAACGTACAAGCTATCATGTTTACCTGCTGAATAGGTAAACTTGTTTGTCGTGTTGAGTTACACATCATCGTTAGCTGTGTAATGAGCTGATGTACTGCTGTTGATAATAAATTGTCTTTGGGTGTatgacattttgtttgttttcaacaGGATGCTTTCTGGAAAAAGTATACAGAGGGTAAGTCAGCGACGTGTGTCCGTACTGGTTTTATGACCTATTTATCTCTTGCTGTGTATTTTGcttattgtctttattattcTTCGTTTTCAGTGCTGCAAAACAATCTAGGTTTTATTATGATGCTACCTCAAGAAACATTTTTTCGAATGTATtttacaaccccagttccaCAAAagagttgggacgctgtgtaaaatgtaaataaaaacagaatgcaatgatttgcagatctcacaaacccatgtgttattcacaacagaacgtagaaaacatatctaatgtttaaactgaggaaatgtaccattttaaggaaaaaatttAATCTGATGGCCGCAActcgtctcaaaaaagttgggacggggcaacaaaagactgcatcctgtttttatttacattacattatacacAGCGTGTcaacttttttggggggaattggggttgtagtcaAAATTGCAGGAATGTGCAGGGAATACAGATATAAAACATTACAggtttgtaatttaaaaaagccAGCATGTTTACAAATGACCGTCTTTTTGGAGTTTCACATCGTCTCACTGTGTCCATGTGGGCTTCCTGTGaattctctggtttcttcccacctcccaaaaagaGATTTGGATCATCTATGTTAAATTGCCTCATGgtgtaaatgaatgtgtgtgtggtgtcccGTTCAGGGTATATTCCCACCTTTTGCCCTCTGGCCCCAGAATACGTTCTGGATCCACTACAACCTTCACCAGGGATGAAGCAGTTACTACTGAagatgcatgaatgaatgaataaattaatgatgAATCAAGAAGTGATGCCAAAGCACAGGACAGTTTATGTGAGATGTTTACAAAAAAGATAGTAAAAATAGATAAATGGGCTATTTACGAGCAAATAATTgttgacatttatttttttgaaagtTATTCTGTGGTGAATCAGGAGGCTGTTCTatgaacactgggcatgaggatAAGCCAATCCACCTACGTGTTTTAGGATGTgctgaggaaacccacacagatgtggggagaacatgtgaaactccacacagacagtagtAACCGGAGCTCAAGATCGAACTGGGAACCCTGGAACTGTCACCATGGTgacaattatttatatatactacGATATACATTTTATCTGATAACagactttttcctttttcaattGGCCGTTCATATATTCATGAAGCAAAAAAGCAGAGCAGTAAGAATCATCATCTTATCTGTGTACAACTCTTGGCTCCTTGTTTATCTATAGTCCCAAACCAGCTCCACTTTTTATTACCTAATATGACGACATTTGTACAGTCTATTGATGGCTCTTATCTTATATTGAAGCAATATAATACTTTGGGCACGCTGTATTATTTCTCAGTTATCTGCTTACAGCTTTGTCTTCAAAGTGGCAGTTAAAATCAGAATGTAGTTATTTGGTTAAGGAAACTGAACTGATGTATGAGTAAAGGTTCATCATTTTTGATTGGTGTGCCACACTTGAGAATGTTTCCATGACTTCATAATCTATAGCTGTATTGCAACAGCTAACCATTCTAGTTGTGTTCTCTGTTTCTCACAGTGACAGGAAGCTGGATGGACATTAACAATTTTATTTCCCATTTTGTTCCTTTTAATGTTGCGATTCGGTTTTGATGGCACTCTGTTGTCAAACTTTAGTGAAATTAATGTTGtgtgtgtcattttaaaatatcttgaagTATCATGATCATTTTTTGTCCACCCCTATGCTTCCAGCCTTTTCCTCTGTTGTGTTTGTAGATGAGCATTCATTTTCTTAACGCACTATAACCTGTGCCCAATTCTCCATTAATGTTATAGAAATTAAAACGAGTCAGTCCGGTTAGTTGCATCATTAATATTAAAACCCTTAGTGTATAACGTGTGACAAGACATTACAAGTCCTAAAGGACAATATTCACAGATgcagtgtgtttttaaatggggttttttaagaaacaaaaaaacaagctagAAGAACATACTTACCACATACTTATTTGCTGGTTTGCTAAAATACTGAAGGATAAGTTGATGGTTTTAACAATTCTACTATTTAAAACTATCCTAAGCATTTGATGAGGCTTTTAGAAATTCGTTTTAGATATGACTAGAATTTATGGCTAAATATTAAACATGGTTACACTGTTATGTTCTTTTTCAATTATATTTGCAGCTCAGAATCAGGGGCAGAAAATCGATGTGACTGCTCTGTTGGTCGGCATCATCGCAGGGGGCGTGGCCATCATCATAATGGGGCTCCTGATCTGGTATTCCTGCCAGAAGCAGTGCAAAAATAAGTAAGGACATGCTGCACAAGCGGGTCACAGTAAAATATGCATGCAGGGCATTCAGATTAAGGCAATATATTGTACTCAAAGCCATTAACATTGGTATGCTGAGGTCATCAGATgttatcaaacttttttttgtttgtttgttttgtaaaatgTCTAAAGACACTTTATAATAGGTTCCTTGCCTCTCACTGCTGTTGAATGCTATTATGGTAGTAATTATTTCATGTTCCTCATTAACATGTCTCTACACAGATTAATTTGACAGATTAGCTATAATCAGTAAATATAATCTACAATACTACTGTATGTAGTCCATAATAAACTGACATACTGAGTAGAATACTTGCAGTTTACCTTTTATACCGTCTTTTCCTGATTagaagacaatttttttttttagcagatgCTGTAACAAACACACTCggtaaacaagtaaacaaaccCAGCTGCTGTAGCAATTAGAAGTCATCAAAGTGTTGCCAGACTGAAACCTACATTCCAGTTACGCACGAGAGACCTGTAGCTATGAGACACTGCTATATCTATGTGCTAAGTACAAACCGAGAGAAGCTCAGAACTGAGGACTTGTATGTTTTAGTATGCCTATAATGCATACTTTATATGCCTTTTTAAGTTGTTTGAGTTGAATGCTTTGTTAAGCTTAAACCAGCTGAGTTGTATAAACATTTgctgtagtatttttttttttttttattctttttttaaagaatcattCTTTCTTCAAGGTAGGGTAGGTAGCTTGATGGCAACGTTTCCTCTAGTATAGTTTGACTTTCGATAGAAATCATTACAAGGAGTAACTGTAAAAgttacaaacatacaaaatatttgtctttaaaacacacaaatatatgcAAAGAATAAGTCATTTAAATGTTGGCTACTGGTGTCTTGTGTCAGTATCTTGAACAAGAATCTACAGTAAATGTCAAACCAGTGTGGGGGAAGTACTCTGGTTAGCTTGGTTCTAACTTTGAAACACTGCCTGGTACATTTATGTGGCTTGCACAGTAAAACAATGTATATGTTGTTCTTCTCTAAAGAAGTAGAATTGTCAAGTGTCTACTCCAGATAAGTGCTTGTGTAACACTACAGTTGTTCTCTGGAATATCCATGTTTTTAACTATGTTGCAATTTAACAACTGGactgtgtcactgtgtgtgtgtgtgtgtgtgtgtgtgtgtgtgtgtgtgtgtgtgtgtgtgtgtgtgtgtgtgcgcgcgcgcatgcATGGTCAGGCCCGTCAGGAGTCGTTCGAGACGCAGTAATGCCTCTGTGATCATTAGGAGGCTAGAGGAGGTGTCACTGCACCCCATCCCTGCTCCTCCTTTATCAGATGAAATGGAAACACATGGTCTCCCCTCATACGAGCAGGCCATTGCTATAACTGGACCCCACGATGCTCCACCACCGCCATATCctgggtacacacacacacagatgcacatgCACGTTCACACTAATGATTTGAGctaaatgccttttttttaaccacatgTAAAATCATACACATGGAATTGCTGCTGTCCGGTTACACTGAACAGACTTTACTCCTGTAGGCTGTGCCACATACAAACTATCAATACACGCTATCAATAAGGCATCTTGCATAGTGTAGTATCACATGCATTTTAAAGGTGCCTGTCATAACAAACACCAAGCTGAAAGTTAGTATGACCCTAATTTCAACTTTAGATGCTCATCTGATAtcttgtacacttttctggccacaagttTCAGGATCTCGAAGGTTGCGATCTGATTGGTTGTCTGCATTTCCATACACACACGGTTTAATTTTCACTGAATGGGATCTCATTTTTAAACGttattcaggtgtgtgtctgttaACATTCTATAATGTGTCTGAAAATGATAGCAGTTGGTCATGTTGAAAACTCAGACTGTAATTCCAGCACTAAATTCCTCACATTATTAACAGGAATGCCTATCAATAGCAGTTATAAAGTAATACACACAACCATACGAAACAGGTCAACTCAAAATGACATGAACACTCACTTAGAGGAAGAGCGATAAGTGTTTCTGCATCACTTTTTAGAGGATTTCTGTAGTGCTGAACTTAAAGGCTTTTCTATCGTTAAttgacacatttttatatagtaTTGGTAACATGCTACTTTCTAAAGAAGCCCATTATATCAATGTTCATGTAATGATTATCCATCCTtacatccatctgtctgtccataCATACGTTATCTCTCCAGCCATACAGTGGGCTCGGAAATTAATCCGACCTCTTGTATTTTTCGCACACTTGATTGTGTTatagatttcatttaaaattgattAATTGACTTTTTGGCTATTAAGCTACACACAATAATCCATAATGACGAAGCAAAAACGTGTGTTGAGAACTTTTTTGCAAATTTGTTAAAAATCATCAACTGAAATATCTCCTTTAgataagtattcagacccttgCTTTAGGCACTCCAaagagctcaggtgcatcctttTGCTCTGGAAGAGTCTATAGAAATTGACTAAAGGGGATTTAAGGGATTTagaaaggggtgtgtgtgtgtggggggggaccCACAATTAACCTTGAATGTCAGACCAAAAACCAAGCTATGAATTCCAAGGAACGCTCTGTAGACCTCCAAGACGTGGATCTGGATAAAGGTataaaaccatttctaaagCCTTGAATGTTCCCGGGAGCACAGTGGGTTCCATTATTGTGAAATTGAAGAAGTTTGGAAtaaccaggactcttcctagagctgtcCATCATTTCAAAACTGAATTAACAGGCAAGAAGGGCATTGGTCAGGGAGGAGACCAAGAACCCAATGGCCAGTCTAACAGAGCTTCAGAAGTCCTTAGCAGAGATGGGAGACCCATCTCGGAAATACTCCATCAGTCAGGCCTTTATGGTAGAGTGGTATGGTATATGGTAGAGTCAGGCCTTTATGGTAGGCTAAACAGAAGCCAGATTGTCCGATTGCGCACatttgtgccctgtgattgatTGGCacaccgtccagggtgtcccccaccttgtgccccaagatgcctgggataggctccaggctccctgtaaccttgtgtaggataagttgTATGGAAAGTGGATGGAAGGACGGATTATGGGTTATTGTTTGTAGATTAATGGCAAAAAACGAAAACTAACGGGCTTTAGAATATTTTCCATACCTGCTGTACATACATTGATCATCCTTATATGCATCAATCAATACATACACAACCGTGTTAAACTTCATTATATCTTCTTTAATATGCAGTGATGCTTAGGCCTCTGTGATTAATTACAAAACTATCATATCTTTTTCCACAGATCGAGACCAGGCACCATTCAACGATAAGCCAACCCTGTCATCAAATAAACCTGGATTGGGTGTTTCTTAATTTAAACCAGAAACTGTAATGTGGTGTTATGAACTATGTTTTGTTTCAGAATCACTTATAGAGCTGGCTTGGTTATGAATAATGTCTATAGTGTACTGGTTTTACACTAATTAAAACGTTTAATTTATCTAATATTTGATTGCGCCTACATTTTGCAGTGCTGTATAAGTAGATAGTTGGCCAGGTCATTTCAGTTTACATTTGTGAATGAAGCACACTAAGATTATGCTAAATGCCAATAGCCTATAATGCATTTGATTCCATGTGTCTGTGAGGGCTTTTGATGAAGGAAAATAGTGAAGAAAGTTGATTAATAAAATTGTGAATAATACATATAGAACTCAGTTGTTTCCCATTAACACTGACCTACTAAACAATACCAGCTTTACCTCGTTTAcctctttttatatatatatatatatatatatatatatatatatatatatataatataaaaatggtTGTTGATGTGCTTATAATTGACAcgttttttctttatattttgttaattaTGTCTCATTATTTTGTTCATCTTTTGTCCTGTCTGTTGAATATAGCCACACAAATCAGAACACTGTTCCATTAATTGAGATTAAtgtagccatttttttttttttttttctcgagcAAAAGGATGTGGTTTTGGGGAAATAACGTGGTCAACCAAAGGTTCCTCCTTGTTGGCTGACTTTTTCTTTGCTTTCAATGTTTTGATAATTATGTCTGTTTTCCATAGCAGATAGTTAATATAtgtttaatacaaaaataataaaatgaataaattaacaCCAGCataatttgttttttgtatACCAACACATTACATACAACACTACCTTAAAATGCAACTTTGCATGActttgttttacatgttatacatgactaaaatattgttttagtATCTACACTCCTAGGCAAAAAAATTGGGCCAAGcccaaaatgtcaaaatatattttaatttacagtgcatataaaaagtctagacacccctgttaaaatggcaggtttttgtgaggtaaaaaaaaaaaaattaaaccaagataaatcatttTTCTAccttttattgtgaaattttaacctattaattaaaaaatctccaaggatcacagctggacaATTGCAGAAGTTAATTACGTctcaaagtctccaaaactacaatctgaagttaCCTACATCACCagaagttgtttggaagggtttcaagaaaaaaagcctctactcatccaaaaacaaactcaagcatcttcagttcgccagacactactggaacttcaaatgggatcggggtctagtgtcagataaaaccaaaatagagctttttggtaataaacaccagaggtggttttggtgcacacagagaggtagccatatggaaaagtacctcatgcccatggttaaatatggtggtggatctttaatgttttggggctggttttctgccagaggacctggacattatgttaggatacatgacatcatggactctatcaaatatcaacatatattaaatgaaaacctgactgcctctgccaggaagcttaaaatgggccatggttggatcttccagcaggacaatgatccaaaacatacatcaaaatcaacacaaaaatggtttagtgACTACAAAATCGAGGTCctgtcatggccatcccagtcccctcaCTTGAAACCCAGAGAAagcctgtggggtgaactgaagaggagagtccaccagcgtggacctcgaaacgtgaaggatctgagagattctgtatggagg is a window of Ictalurus punctatus breed USDA103 chromosome 4, Coco_2.0, whole genome shotgun sequence DNA encoding:
- the prrg4 gene encoding transmembrane gamma-carboxyglutamic acid protein 4; translation: MLIFVFVLCGFAFCGLCVCERDTQSSKQVEDRNAVFTEEQEANTFLGRHLLYNRFDFEIFTPGNLERECIEEVCNYEEAREVFENIPDTDAFWKKYTEAQNQGQKIDVTALLVGIIAGGVAIIIMGLLIWYSCQKQCKNKPVRSRSRRSNASVIIRRLEEVSLHPIPAPPLSDEMETHGLPSYEQAIAITGPHDAPPPPYPGSRPGTIQR